One Streptomyces sp. RPA4-2 genomic window carries:
- a CDS encoding uridine kinase: MSLPPPIPTRVALLCGPSGSGKSLVAAHSGLPVLRLDDFYKEGDDPTLPLVDGSSDIDWDHPRSWDADTAVAAIEELCRTGRTTVPVYDIGLSARTGTESLRIERTPLFIAEGVFAAEIVERCRELGLLGDALCLSRGPVTTFRRRFVRDLKEGRKSVPFLLRRGWRLMRAERSIVARQTALGAHPCDKDEALGRLATAAGTSKRCTTAA, translated from the coding sequence GTGAGTCTCCCTCCCCCGATACCGACCCGTGTCGCGCTGCTCTGTGGCCCCTCCGGCTCGGGCAAGTCCCTCGTCGCCGCCCACTCCGGCCTGCCCGTGCTGCGCTTGGACGACTTCTACAAGGAGGGTGACGACCCGACCCTGCCGCTGGTGGACGGGAGTTCCGACATCGACTGGGACCACCCGCGGTCGTGGGACGCGGACACGGCGGTCGCCGCGATCGAGGAACTGTGCCGTACGGGACGTACGACCGTTCCCGTGTACGACATCGGGCTGAGCGCCCGTACCGGCACGGAGTCGCTGCGCATCGAACGCACGCCGCTGTTCATCGCGGAGGGCGTCTTCGCCGCCGAGATCGTCGAACGCTGCCGTGAACTCGGCCTGCTGGGCGACGCGCTGTGTCTGTCCCGCGGTCCGGTGACGACGTTCCGCCGGCGCTTCGTGCGGGATCTCAAGGAGGGCCGCAAGTCGGTCCCATTCCTGCTCCGCCGCGGCTGGCGTCTGATGCGCGCCGAACGCTCGATCGTGGCGCGCCAGACCGCGCTGGGCGCACACCCCTGTGACAAGGACGAGGCCCTGGGCCGGCTGGCCACGGCAGCCGGCACCTCGAAACGCTGTACGACAGCGGCATAG
- a CDS encoding phospho-sugar mutase produces the protein MQDELIARAEAWLAEDPDAETREELAKLIDAQDVAELTARFSGTLQFGTAGLRGELGAGPMRMNRAVVIRAAAGLATYLKAKGEAGGLVVIGYDARHKSADFARDTAAVMTGAGLRAAVLPRPLPTPVLAYAIRHLGAVAGVEVTASHNPPRDNGYKVYLGDGSQIVPPADAGIAAEIDAVTRLDTVPRPDSGWETLDEGVLNAYLARTDAVLAEGSPRTARTVYTAMHGVGKDVLLAAFDRAGFPAPVLVAEQAEPDPDFPTVAFPNPEEPGAMDLAFAKARETDPDLIIANDPDADRCAVAVKGRDGADWRMLRGDEVGALLARHLVGRGVRGTFAESIVSSSLLGRIAEKAGLAYEETLTGFKWIARVEDLRYGYEEALGYCVDPEGVRDKDGITAALLITELASQLKEDGRTLLDLLDDIAVEHGLHATDQLSVRVEDLSVIANAMRSLREQPPTRLAGLPITRAEDLTLGTDRLPPTDGLRYTLDGARVIVRPSGTEPKLKCYLEVVVPVGSHAGLATAHAKAAELLTAIKRDLSAAAGI, from the coding sequence GTGCAGGACGAACTCATCGCACGGGCCGAGGCGTGGCTGGCCGAGGACCCCGACGCGGAGACCCGTGAGGAACTCGCCAAGCTCATCGACGCCCAGGACGTCGCCGAGCTCACCGCACGCTTCAGCGGCACCCTCCAGTTCGGCACCGCGGGCCTGCGGGGCGAACTCGGCGCGGGCCCGATGCGCATGAACCGCGCGGTGGTCATCCGCGCCGCCGCCGGTCTGGCCACGTACCTCAAGGCCAAGGGCGAGGCCGGCGGTCTCGTCGTCATCGGCTACGACGCCCGCCACAAGTCCGCCGACTTCGCCCGCGACACCGCCGCGGTGATGACGGGCGCGGGCCTGCGGGCCGCCGTGCTCCCCCGTCCCCTCCCCACACCCGTCCTGGCCTACGCCATACGGCACCTCGGCGCCGTGGCGGGCGTCGAGGTCACCGCCAGCCACAACCCGCCCCGCGACAACGGCTACAAGGTGTACCTCGGCGACGGCTCCCAGATCGTCCCCCCGGCGGACGCCGGGATCGCGGCCGAGATCGACGCCGTCACCCGCCTGGACACCGTGCCGCGCCCGGACAGCGGCTGGGAGACCCTCGACGAGGGCGTCCTGAACGCCTACCTGGCCCGTACCGACGCCGTACTCGCCGAGGGCTCCCCGCGCACCGCCCGCACCGTCTACACGGCGATGCACGGCGTCGGCAAGGACGTCCTGCTCGCCGCGTTCGACCGCGCCGGCTTCCCCGCCCCCGTGCTGGTCGCCGAACAGGCCGAACCGGACCCGGACTTCCCCACCGTCGCCTTCCCGAACCCGGAAGAGCCCGGCGCGATGGACCTCGCCTTCGCGAAGGCCCGTGAGACGGACCCCGACCTGATCATCGCCAACGACCCCGACGCGGACCGCTGCGCGGTGGCCGTGAAGGGCCGGGACGGCGCGGACTGGCGGATGCTGCGCGGCGACGAGGTCGGCGCGCTGCTCGCCCGGCACCTGGTCGGCCGCGGAGTCCGCGGCACCTTCGCCGAGTCGATCGTCTCCTCCTCCCTGCTCGGCCGGATCGCCGAGAAGGCGGGTCTGGCGTACGAGGAGACCCTGACCGGCTTCAAGTGGATCGCCCGCGTGGAGGACCTGCGCTACGGCTACGAGGAGGCGCTCGGCTACTGCGTCGACCCCGAGGGGGTGCGCGACAAGGACGGCATCACCGCCGCCCTCCTGATCACGGAGCTCGCCTCCCAGCTCAAGGAGGACGGCCGCACCCTGCTGGACCTGCTCGACGACATCGCCGTGGAGCACGGCCTGCACGCCACGGACCAGCTCTCCGTCCGTGTCGAGGACCTCTCGGTGATCGCGAACGCCATGCGCAGCCTGCGCGAACAGCCGCCGACCCGGCTGGCGGGCCTGCCCATCACCCGGGCCGAGGACCTCACCCTGGGCACGGACAGGCTCCCGCCCACGGACGGTCTGCGCTACACGCTGGACGGCGCCCGTGTCATCGTCCGCCCCAGCGGCACGGAGCCGAAGCTGAAGTGCTACCTGGAGGTCGTGGTCCCGGTCGGCTCGCACGCCGGACTCGCCACGGCCCACGCCAAGGCCGCCGAGCTGCTCACGGCCATCAAGCGCGACCTGTCGGCGGCGGCCGGCATCTGA
- a CDS encoding PspC domain-containing protein, with protein sequence MSALARPTNGRMIGGVCAALARRFGTSATTMRVIFVLSCLLPGPQFLLYIALWILFPSEDEVRTAW encoded by the coding sequence ATGAGCGCCCTTGCCCGCCCCACCAACGGCCGCATGATCGGCGGAGTGTGCGCAGCGCTGGCACGGCGCTTCGGCACCTCCGCGACGACGATGCGGGTGATCTTCGTACTCTCCTGTCTGCTGCCCGGCCCGCAGTTCCTGCTCTACATAGCGCTGTGGATCCTGTTCCCGTCCGAGGACGAGGTCCGCACCGCCTGGTAG
- a CDS encoding SigE family RNA polymerase sigma factor has translation MDTLHSTSTSAVVTRLHDVTRSTEKSGAVSPRGCARGTGRQHTAYMTVVDGFTGENAAAATATATAGGAHGGAAYGEATGERRSLSEAEFTAYVQERRASLYATAYHLTGDRFEAEDLLQSALFSTYRAWERISDKAAVGGYLRRTMTNLHISAWRRRKLNEYPTEELPETAGDTDAMRGTELRAVLWQALARLPELQRTMLVLRYYEGRTDPEIAQILDISVGTVKSSIWRSLRRMREDEVLSFGRDEEESFGELVA, from the coding sequence ATGGACACGCTGCACAGCACCAGTACGAGCGCAGTTGTCACGCGGCTCCACGACGTCACCCGGAGCACGGAGAAGTCCGGTGCCGTGAGCCCGCGGGGGTGCGCTCGCGGCACCGGGCGTCAGCACACCGCGTACATGACGGTGGTTGACGGGTTCACGGGGGAGAACGCCGCGGCGGCCACCGCCACGGCAACGGCCGGCGGAGCTCACGGGGGAGCCGCGTACGGGGAGGCCACGGGGGAGCGTCGCTCGCTGTCGGAGGCGGAGTTCACCGCCTACGTCCAGGAGCGCCGCGCCTCCCTGTACGCAACCGCCTACCACCTGACGGGGGATCGGTTCGAGGCCGAGGACCTGCTGCAGAGCGCACTGTTCTCGACGTACCGGGCCTGGGAACGGATCAGTGACAAGGCCGCGGTCGGGGGCTACCTCCGTCGCACCATGACCAATCTGCACATCAGCGCGTGGCGCCGCCGCAAGCTGAACGAATACCCGACCGAGGAACTGCCGGAGACCGCCGGTGACACGGACGCGATGCGCGGCACCGAGCTGCGCGCCGTGCTGTGGCAGGCGCTCGCCCGGTTGCCCGAACTCCAGCGCACCATGCTGGTCCTTCGTTACTACGAGGGCCGCACGGACCCGGAGATCGCGCAGATCCTCGACATCAGTGTCGGCACGGTGAAGTCGAGCATCTGGCGGTCGCTGCGCCGGATGCGCGAGGACGAGGTCCTCAGCTTCGGCCGTGACGAGGAGGAGTCCTTCGGGGAGCTCGTCGCCTGA
- a CDS encoding VanZ family protein, whose translation MQRQGEDGGSAVIRVRAAGALLLVAHLALVAWITLRPLDVPWVSPANLRPFAGIRADLALGAAQAARRIGEGLGLLAPLGVLLPLAGGRPASSPLGSLVRTVAAGALLSLGIELLQTGVPGQVVDVDSLLLNTVGVALAHVAVVPAARVGLRRRAETRRRAALPREDTAQGRTPTIPRVGIAP comes from the coding sequence GTGCAACGTCAAGGCGAAGACGGCGGCAGCGCCGTGATCCGCGTCCGTGCGGCAGGAGCTCTCCTCCTCGTCGCGCATCTCGCGCTCGTCGCCTGGATCACGCTGCGGCCGCTGGACGTCCCCTGGGTGAGCCCCGCGAACCTGCGCCCGTTCGCCGGTATCAGGGCGGACCTGGCCCTGGGCGCCGCGCAGGCCGCCCGCCGCATCGGCGAGGGACTGGGGCTGCTCGCCCCGCTCGGTGTTCTGCTCCCGTTGGCGGGTGGCAGACCGGCCTCCTCCCCCCTCGGGTCCCTGGTCCGCACGGTCGCCGCCGGCGCCCTGCTCTCGCTGGGCATCGAACTGCTGCAGACCGGTGTTCCCGGGCAGGTCGTGGACGTCGACTCGCTGCTGCTCAACACCGTCGGCGTGGCACTGGCCCATGTCGCGGTCGTGCCCGCCGCCAGGGTGGGTCTCCGCCGCCGGGCCGAGACCAGGCGCCGTGCGGCCCTTCCCCGGGAGGACACGGCTCAGGGTCGGACCCCGACGATTCCCAGGGTCGGCATCGCACCGTAG
- a CDS encoding aldehyde dehydrogenase family protein, whose protein sequence is MSDKSEEQRLSVFKTYKLYVGGKFPRSESGRVYEVTDSKGKWLANAPQSSRKDARDAVVAARKAFGGWSGATAYNRGQILYRVAEMLEGRRDQFAREVADAEGLSKSKAAAQVDAAVDRWVWYAGWTDKIAQVVGGANPVAGPFFNLSTPEPTGVVTVLAPQESSFLGLVSVIAPVIATGNTAVVIASERSPLPALSLGEVLATSDLPGGVVNVLSGRTAEIAAPLAAHQDVNAIDLAGADDVLAKELEIAAADNLKRVLRPQPVDYAVAPGIERLTAFLETKTVWHPTGSLGASGSSY, encoded by the coding sequence ATGTCTGACAAGTCCGAAGAGCAGCGTCTGAGTGTCTTCAAGACCTACAAGCTGTACGTGGGCGGGAAGTTCCCGCGTTCCGAGAGCGGCCGGGTGTACGAGGTGACGGACTCGAAGGGCAAGTGGCTGGCGAACGCCCCGCAGTCGAGCCGCAAGGACGCCCGTGACGCGGTGGTCGCCGCGCGCAAGGCGTTCGGCGGCTGGTCCGGCGCGACCGCGTACAACCGCGGACAGATCCTCTACCGCGTCGCCGAGATGCTGGAGGGCCGCCGCGACCAGTTCGCGCGCGAGGTCGCGGACGCGGAGGGCCTGTCGAAGTCGAAGGCGGCCGCCCAGGTCGACGCGGCCGTCGACCGCTGGGTCTGGTACGCGGGCTGGACCGACAAGATCGCCCAGGTCGTGGGCGGGGCCAACCCGGTCGCGGGCCCGTTCTTCAACCTGTCGACCCCTGAGCCGACCGGCGTCGTCACCGTCCTCGCGCCCCAGGAGTCCTCGTTCCTGGGCCTGGTCTCGGTGATCGCCCCGGTGATCGCGACCGGTAACACGGCCGTGGTGATCGCGAGCGAGAGGTCCCCCCTGCCGGCGCTGTCGCTCGGCGAGGTGCTGGCGACCTCCGACCTCCCGGGCGGTGTCGTCAACGTCCTCTCCGGCAGGACGGCGGAGATCGCCGCTCCCCTCGCCGCGCACCAGGACGTCAACGCGATCGACCTCGCGGGCGCGGACGACGTGCTGGCGAAGGAGCTGGAGATCGCCGCGGCCGACAACCTGAAGCGGGTTCTGCGTCCACAGCCTGTGGACTACGCGGTGGCGCCCGGCATCGAGCGCCTCACGGCCTTCCTGGAGACGAAGACCGTCTGGCACCCGACCGGTTCACTGGGCGCGTCGGGCTCGTCGTACTGA
- the deoC gene encoding deoxyribose-phosphate aldolase, translating into MPTTAPSPKHSTSLEQGGAPTHALGDVTASDSTLRRFLHGLPGVDAVGLEARAASLGTRSIKTTAKAYAIDLAISMVDLTTLEGADTPGKVRALGVKAVHPDPTDRTAPATAAVCVYPDMVATAKEAVAGSGVKVASVATAFPAGRAALGVKLADVRDAVAAGADEIDMVIDRGAFLAGHYLKVYDEIVAVKEASGAARLKVIFETGELSTYDNIRRASWLGMLAGADFIKTSTGKVAVNATPSNTLLMLEAVRDFRAQTGVQVGVKPAGGIRTTKDAVKFLVLVNETAGEDWLDNHWFRFGASSLLNDLLMQRQKLATGRYSGPDYVTVD; encoded by the coding sequence ATGCCCACCACTGCACCCTCCCCCAAGCACTCGACATCGCTCGAGCAGGGTGGTGCCCCCACCCACGCACTCGGCGATGTGACCGCGTCCGACAGCACCCTGCGCCGCTTCCTGCACGGGTTGCCCGGCGTCGACGCGGTCGGCCTGGAGGCGCGCGCCGCCTCGCTCGGCACCCGTTCCATCAAGACGACCGCGAAGGCGTACGCGATCGACCTCGCCATCTCGATGGTCGACCTGACGACGCTGGAAGGCGCGGACACCCCGGGCAAGGTCCGGGCGCTCGGCGTCAAGGCGGTCCACCCGGACCCGACCGACCGCACGGCGCCCGCCACGGCCGCGGTCTGCGTCTATCCCGACATGGTGGCCACCGCCAAGGAGGCCGTGGCCGGCTCCGGCGTGAAGGTCGCCTCCGTGGCCACCGCCTTCCCGGCGGGCCGCGCCGCGCTCGGCGTGAAGCTGGCCGACGTGCGGGACGCCGTCGCCGCGGGCGCCGACGAGATCGACATGGTCATCGACCGCGGGGCGTTCCTCGCGGGCCACTACCTGAAGGTGTACGACGAGATCGTCGCGGTGAAGGAGGCCTCGGGCGCCGCCCGTCTGAAGGTCATCTTCGAGACCGGCGAGCTGTCGACGTACGACAACATCCGGCGGGCCTCCTGGCTCGGCATGCTGGCCGGCGCGGACTTCATCAAGACCTCCACCGGCAAGGTGGCCGTCAACGCGACGCCGTCGAACACGCTGCTCATGCTGGAGGCGGTCCGCGACTTCCGCGCGCAGACCGGTGTCCAGGTCGGCGTGAAGCCGGCCGGTGGTATCCGCACCACCAAGGACGCCGTCAAGTTCCTGGTCCTGGTGAACGAGACCGCGGGCGAGGACTGGCTGGACAACCACTGGTTCCGCTTCGGCGCGTCCTCGCTCCTGAACGACCTGCTGATGCAGCGTCAGAAGCTGGCCACCGGCCGCTACTCCGGCCCCGACTACGTGACGGTGGACTGA
- a CDS encoding PH domain-containing protein encodes MTTPDHQPPPPDAPRPESRDRIYRSPAGLAGGVLLLAIIGWLGIDALVSAHGRTPWLTLAAMILLVPLVSAFTLRPAVYANEDRLRVRNPFRVIVLPWGAIASLRSGYSNEVVTTDGTKYQLWAIPVSLRSRKRVARRQARGADRRGRLAPAAPARAQADQAMDDLRELAEAHPATEGVQGAVSVRWAYEVMGPALAGAVVLAILLAVG; translated from the coding sequence ATGACGACGCCCGATCACCAGCCACCTCCGCCGGACGCCCCGCGCCCCGAGTCGAGGGACCGGATCTACCGGTCACCCGCCGGCCTCGCGGGCGGCGTCCTGCTGCTCGCCATCATCGGCTGGCTCGGCATCGACGCGCTGGTCTCGGCACACGGGCGCACCCCGTGGCTGACGCTCGCCGCGATGATCCTGCTGGTTCCGCTGGTGAGCGCCTTCACGCTGCGCCCGGCCGTCTACGCGAACGAGGACCGGCTGCGCGTCCGCAACCCGTTCCGCGTCATCGTGCTGCCCTGGGGCGCGATCGCCTCGCTGCGCTCCGGCTACTCCAACGAGGTCGTCACCACGGACGGCACCAAGTACCAGCTGTGGGCGATCCCCGTCTCGCTGCGCTCCCGCAAGCGCGTGGCCAGGCGGCAGGCGCGGGGGGCCGACAGGCGCGGGCGGCTGGCCCCGGCAGCGCCCGCGCGCGCCCAGGCCGACCAGGCCATGGACGACCTGCGCGAGCTCGCCGAGGCGCACCCGGCCACGGAAGGGGTGCAGGGCGCGGTGAGCGTGCGCTGGGCGTACGAGGTCATGGGTCCCGCGCTCGCGGGCGCCGTGGTGCTGGCGATCCTGCTCGCGGTGGGGTGA
- a CDS encoding aldehyde dehydrogenase family protein — protein MASAFEYAPAPESRSVVDIAPSYGLFIDGEFTEAADGKVFKTVSPSTEEVLSEVARAGAEDVDRAVKAARRAFEKWSALPGSERAKYLFRIARIIQERSRELAVLETLDNGKPIKETRDADLPLVAAHFFYYAGWADKLDHAGFGANPRPLGVAGQVIPWNFPLLMLAWKIAPALATGNTVVLKPAETTPLSALFFADICRQAGLPKGVVNILPGYGDAGAALVEHPDVNKVAFTGSTAVGKAIARQVAGTDKKVTLELGGKGANIVFDDAPIDQAVEGIVTGIFFNQGQVCCAGSRLLVQESIQDELLDSLKRRLSTLRLGDPLDKNTDIGAINSAEQLARITSLVEQGAAEGAERWSPACELPSSGYWFAPTLFTNVTQAHTIARDEIFGPVLSVLTFRTPDEAVAKANNSQYGLSAGIWTEKGSRILAVAGKLRAGVIWSNTFNKFDPTSPFGGYKESGFGREGGRHGLEAYLDV, from the coding sequence ATGGCATCTGCATTCGAGTACGCACCGGCGCCCGAGTCGCGCTCGGTCGTCGACATCGCCCCCTCGTACGGCCTGTTCATCGACGGTGAGTTCACCGAGGCGGCGGACGGCAAGGTCTTCAAGACCGTCAGCCCCAGCACGGAGGAGGTCCTCTCCGAGGTCGCCCGGGCGGGCGCCGAGGACGTCGACCGCGCCGTGAAGGCGGCCCGCAGGGCCTTCGAGAAGTGGTCGGCGCTGCCCGGTTCCGAGCGCGCCAAGTACCTCTTCCGCATCGCCCGCATCATCCAGGAGCGCTCCCGCGAGCTCGCCGTCCTGGAGACGCTGGACAACGGGAAGCCCATCAAGGAGACCCGCGACGCGGACCTCCCCCTGGTCGCCGCGCACTTCTTCTACTACGCGGGCTGGGCCGACAAGCTCGACCACGCAGGCTTCGGCGCGAACCCGCGTCCGCTGGGCGTGGCCGGCCAGGTCATCCCCTGGAACTTCCCGCTGCTGATGCTGGCGTGGAAGATCGCCCCGGCGCTGGCGACCGGCAACACGGTCGTCCTCAAGCCCGCCGAGACCACTCCCCTGTCGGCGCTGTTCTTCGCGGACATCTGCCGCCAGGCGGGCCTGCCCAAGGGCGTCGTCAACATCCTTCCCGGGTACGGCGACGCGGGCGCGGCCCTCGTCGAGCACCCGGACGTGAACAAGGTGGCGTTCACCGGCTCCACCGCCGTCGGCAAGGCGATCGCCCGCCAGGTGGCCGGCACCGACAAGAAGGTCACGCTCGAACTGGGCGGCAAGGGCGCGAACATCGTCTTCGACGACGCCCCCATCGACCAGGCGGTCGAGGGGATCGTCACCGGGATCTTCTTCAACCAGGGCCAGGTCTGCTGCGCGGGCAGCCGGCTCCTCGTCCAGGAGTCGATCCAGGACGAGCTGCTGGACTCGCTGAAGCGCAGGCTCTCCACCCTGCGGCTGGGCGACCCGCTCGACAAGAACACCGACATCGGCGCGATCAACTCCGCCGAGCAGCTGGCCCGTATCACCTCGCTCGTCGAGCAGGGCGCGGCCGAGGGCGCCGAGCGCTGGTCCCCGGCCTGCGAACTGCCCTCCTCCGGATACTGGTTCGCCCCGACGCTGTTCACCAACGTCACCCAGGCGCACACCATCGCCCGCGACGAGATCTTCGGCCCGGTGCTGTCGGTCCTGACCTTCCGCACCCCGGACGAGGCCGTCGCCAAGGCCAACAACTCCCAGTACGGCCTCTCGGCGGGCATCTGGACGGAGAAGGGTTCCCGGATCCTGGCCGTCGCCGGCAAGCTGCGCGCGGGCGTCATCTGGTCCAACACGTTCAACAAGTTCGACCCGACCTCGCCGTTCGGCGGGTACAAGGAGTCGGGCTTCGGCCGCGAGGGCGGTCGCCACGGCCTGGAGGCGTACCTCGATGTCTGA
- a CDS encoding HAMP domain-containing sensor histidine kinase, whose translation MTPPQDKLRGWAAARRAILAGLRFTSLRLRLVVVFGLVALTAAVSASGIAYWLNREAVLTRTQDAVLRDFQQEMRNHASLLPVRPAQDELQRAAGQMANSSQRFSVLLVARDSSGGTVVGNSELDTFTLEDVPASLQKAVNKEQSLSSNNKSAYHLYWQRVTDHDKPYLVGGARVIGGTTTGYMLKSLEPEAKDLNSLAWSLGIATGLALIGSALLAQAAATTVLKPVHRLGIAARRLGEGKLDTRLRVSGTDELADLSRTFNHTAEALEKRVEDMSARDEASRRFVADMSHELRTPLTAITAVTEILEEELDAETGSVDPMIEPAVRLVVSETRRLNDLVENLMEVTRFDAGTARLVLDDVDIADQITACIDARAWLDAVDLDAERGIMARLDPRRLDVILANLIGNALKHGGSPVRVSVREEADDLLIEVQDHGPGIPEDVLPHVFDRFYKASASRPRSEGSGLGLSIALENAHIHGGEITAANAPEGGAVFTLRLPQDASELLADDERERNRNGNATKGSAG comes from the coding sequence GTGACCCCACCGCAGGACAAGCTCCGCGGCTGGGCCGCGGCGCGCAGGGCGATACTGGCGGGTCTGCGCTTCACCAGTCTGCGGCTGCGGCTGGTCGTGGTCTTCGGACTCGTCGCGCTCACCGCCGCCGTGTCGGCGTCCGGCATCGCGTACTGGCTCAACCGCGAGGCCGTGCTGACGCGCACTCAGGACGCGGTGCTGCGGGACTTCCAGCAGGAGATGCGCAACCACGCGAGCCTGCTGCCGGTCCGTCCGGCGCAGGACGAACTGCAGCGCGCCGCCGGGCAGATGGCGAACAGCAGCCAGCGCTTCAGCGTGCTGCTGGTGGCCCGGGACAGCAGCGGCGGGACCGTGGTGGGCAATTCGGAGCTGGACACCTTCACGCTGGAGGACGTGCCCGCGTCCCTCCAGAAGGCGGTGAACAAGGAACAGTCGCTCTCCTCGAACAACAAGTCGGCCTATCACCTGTACTGGCAGCGCGTCACCGACCACGACAAGCCGTATCTGGTGGGCGGCGCGAGGGTGATCGGCGGAACCACGACCGGTTACATGCTCAAGTCGCTGGAGCCGGAGGCCAAGGACCTCAACTCGCTGGCCTGGTCGCTCGGTATCGCCACCGGCCTCGCGCTGATCGGCTCGGCGCTGCTCGCGCAGGCCGCCGCGACGACGGTCCTGAAGCCGGTGCACCGCCTCGGTATCGCCGCCCGCCGCCTCGGCGAGGGCAAGCTCGACACCCGGCTGCGCGTGTCGGGGACGGACGAACTCGCCGACCTGTCACGGACGTTCAACCACACGGCGGAGGCGCTGGAGAAGCGCGTCGAGGACATGAGCGCCCGTGACGAGGCGTCCCGCCGTTTCGTGGCGGACATGTCCCACGAACTCCGTACGCCCCTGACCGCGATCACCGCGGTGACGGAGATCCTGGAGGAGGAGCTGGACGCGGAGACCGGCAGTGTCGATCCGATGATCGAGCCCGCCGTGCGTCTGGTCGTCAGTGAGACACGCCGTCTGAACGACCTGGTCGAGAACCTCATGGAAGTCACCCGCTTCGACGCGGGCACCGCCCGGCTCGTCCTCGACGACGTGGACATCGCCGACCAGATCACCGCCTGCATCGACGCCCGCGCCTGGCTGGACGCGGTGGACCTGGACGCGGAGCGCGGCATCATGGCGCGTCTCGACCCGCGCCGTCTGGACGTGATCCTGGCCAACCTGATCGGCAACGCGCTCAAGCACGGCGGCAGTCCGGTGCGTGTCTCGGTCCGCGAGGAGGCCGACGACCTCCTGATCGAGGTCCAGGACCACGGTCCGGGCATCCCCGAGGACGTCCTGCCGCACGTCTTCGACCGCTTCTACAAGGCGAGCGCGTCGCGCCCGCGCTCCGAGGGCAGCGGCCTGGGGCTGTCGATCGCCCTGGAGAACGCGCACATCCACGGCGGCGAGATCACCGCCGCGAACGCGCCCGAGGGGGGAGCGGTCTTCACGCTCCGGCTCCCGCAGGACGCCTCGGAACTGCTCGCCGACGACGAGCGCGAGCGGAACCGGAACGGGAACGCCACGAAGGGCAGCGCCGGATGA
- the afsQ1 gene encoding two-component system response regulator AfsQ1 — MPSLLLIEDDDAIRTALELSLTRQGHRVATAATGEDGLKLLREQRPDLIVLDVMLPGIDGFEVCRRIRRTDQLPIILLTARSDDIDVVVGLESGADDYVVKPVQGRVLDARIRAVLRRGEREATDSATFGSLVIDRAAMTVTKNGEDLQLTPTELRLLLELSRRPGQALSRQQLLRLVWEHDYLGDSRLVDACVQRLRAKVEDVPSSPTLIRTVRGVGYRLDSPQ; from the coding sequence GTGCCTTCCCTGTTGCTGATCGAGGACGACGACGCCATCCGTACGGCCCTGGAGCTCTCTTTGACGCGCCAGGGACACCGTGTGGCCACCGCTGCCACCGGCGAGGACGGTCTGAAACTGCTGCGCGAGCAGCGGCCGGACCTGATCGTGCTGGATGTGATGCTGCCCGGCATCGACGGGTTCGAGGTGTGCCGGCGTATCCGGCGCACGGACCAGTTGCCCATCATTCTGCTGACCGCGCGCAGCGACGACATCGACGTGGTGGTCGGGCTGGAGTCCGGCGCCGACGACTATGTCGTCAAGCCGGTGCAGGGGCGGGTGCTCGACGCCCGTATCAGGGCCGTGCTGCGGCGCGGTGAGCGCGAGGCCACCGACTCGGCGACGTTCGGCTCCCTCGTCATCGACCGGGCGGCGATGACGGTCACCAAGAACGGCGAGGACCTGCAACTGACGCCCACCGAGCTGCGGCTGCTCCTGGAGCTGAGCCGCCGTCCCGGACAGGCGCTGTCCCGCCAGCAGTTGCTGCGGCTGGTCTGGGAGCACGACTACCTGGGCGACTCGCGTCTGGTGGACGCGTGCGTGCAGCGACTGCGCGCGAAGGTCGAGGACGTCCCGTCCTCCCCCACGCTCATCCGTACGGTCCGTGGGGTCGGCTACCGGCTGGACAGTCCTCAGTGA